The sequence below is a genomic window from Paenibacillus silvisoli.
AAACTAAAATATATGTCATGTGCGAATTCGCCGCGATTCCAAACTTCCCGAAGATAGATGCTCGTTTGATCGGACTCCATTAGTTTCAGGTCTAGTTTTAGACGCTCTCCCGATTTAAAAGGAATCCATTCCGGCTTTATAAAAATTTCAATGGGTTGAACGTCTTTGAGCGGCTTCACGACGTAGCCGTTTGCATCTAATATCTTCTCCTGAGTTTGAAGCTCTGCATGATCTCGATTAAACAAGAAAAACCCTAGAACCATTAATGCAGCGATAGCAATGAAGACAGCCATTTTTTTCATATGAGGTGTTCCTTTCGAAGTGTGAGAAAACGTCAGTGAGGACTAACGGTTGCCACAGCGCTTATTTGCGCAATAAAGACCATTTTTATAATCTAACGGTTGCCACGGCGCTTATTTAGTCCAAATCGGTACATTTCGCTGCCTAAATCGCCAAATAGCCGCTCTGGCAACCGTTACAATTCCAAAAGGTGCATTTGAGGCGAAATAGCCTCGGTGGCAACCGTTAGCGTTGGTGCCGTGTTACTTTTCCGACAGCTTTAGAATGTTTTCTATGACAGTGGGGATGTCGTCCTCGCTACGGCTGACTTTGAATAAGTAATCGGCTTCGCCTTCCTCCGGTGCCGGCGTGCGATTCAGCTGTTGGCGGGCCAGCACTTCATCGAACGATGAAGCGCTGCGAAAGATCGCTTTGCTTCTCTGGCTTTCGGCGATCCTCGACTGAAGCACCTCATCCGGAATATCAAAATAGACAAGAACGCTAATGAACCCCTTCAATCGAAAATAATCCAGTAAGTTCTTGCGGCCCTCTTGTGCGAGATTGGAATTGCAAAGAATAAGATGACAGTCCGTTTGCTGCACCGCATAATCAACGATCGTTTGGGTGACGGCGTATTTCAGCGTATTCGGACCTTCTTTAGGCCGTAATGATTGGTAGCAGGTGTTAATGAACGCCGCATGATTGTCTTGATCGATGACGACCGCATTTTTCAGCCGCGATTCCAATTTTCCGGCGAATGTCGTCTTCCCGCTATGTGTTTTACCGACTGTTAGCACAACGATTCTATTCATCACATGCCTCCGAATCATATGCAGTTCATAATCTCACTTTTTGCTTCTCTTCGAAGCCATCCAGAAGACGAGAATCACGATCGG
It includes:
- a CDS encoding ATP-binding protein; the encoded protein is MNRIVVLTVGKTHSGKTTFAGKLESRLKNAVVIDQDNHAAFINTCYQSLRPKEGPNTLKYAVTQTIVDYAVQQTDCHLILCNSNLAQEGRKNLLDYFRLKGFISVLVYFDIPDEVLQSRIAESQRSKAIFRSASSFDEVLARQQLNRTPAPEEGEADYLFKVSRSEDDIPTVIENILKLSEK